CGGCGTTTGCCATCAACCGCCGCGTCAGCACCACGGTGATCGGCCGGGAAGCGCGCGGCGCCCTGGCCGAGCAACCGCTGCCGGCGCTGCAGGCCGAGGTGCGCCAGCGCATCGTCTTCGCCGAAAGCGTGGCAGCCGGTCGCCTGGCCCGTGAACTGGCGCCGGACAGCGCCGCCGCGCACGAGGTCAGCCGCCTGGTCGACGAGCTGCTGGGGTGGTCAACATGAGCGGCAAGCGCATCGGTATCGGTGCACGCCCGCTGGCCGATCCGCAGGCCGAGGCCTGGATACGCCAGGGCGCCGCCATCGACAACGGCAAGGCCGCACGCTACACGGCGCGGCTGACACTGGACGTGACGCCGGCACTGCGCACGCGGATCAAGCTGGCGGCGTTCAATCGCGGCGTAACGGTGGCGCAGCTGCTGCGCGAGGTGCTGGAGCGGGAATACCCGGAGGTCATGTCATGAGGCGGGGCACTCGCTGTGCGCGCTGGCCCCTGGCCCTGGCAGCCGGCGCCCTAGTTGCACTGGGCTGGGCGGCGCTCGCGAAGTCGCCGCCATGGCTGGTCTACAACGCCTCCTACAGCGCGCCCATCGGCTGGTATCGCATCACACCAACCAGCACGGTTGCAGCCGGCGATCTGCTGCTGGTTCGCTTGCCAGCAGAGGCGATGACGCTGGCAGCGCAGCGGGGCTATCTACCGGCGAACGTGCCGCTGCTGAAGACCGTGGCGGCAGCGGCGCCGCAGCAGGTGTGCGTGCAGGGCAACCAGGTGCGCATCGATTACCGGCTGGTGGCCAGGCGTTTGCGACGAGATCGACAGGGTCGCACGCTGCCAGCCTGGACAGGTTGTCGGCGCCTGGTTGGCGATGAACTGTTCCTGCTCGGCAGCCACCCAGAGTCGTTCGACAGCCGCTACTTCGGCCCGGTGCCTGTCGACGCGGTAATCGGCCAAGCGCAGCCCTTGTGGTTGGAGTCGCGTCGATGAGCCGGTCGTTTCCAGGTCGATCCGCCTGCCGACTCTGCGTGCTCGGCGTGCGCAATCGCGCGCCGCCACTCTCTCGGCAGAACTGCCCTTGCCCACCGGGTCGGACACTCGT
The genomic region above belongs to Pseudomonas benzenivorans and contains:
- a CDS encoding S26 family signal peptidase, which encodes MRRGTRCARWPLALAAGALVALGWAALAKSPPWLVYNASYSAPIGWYRITPTSTVAAGDLLLVRLPAEAMTLAAQRGYLPANVPLLKTVAAAAPQQVCVQGNQVRIDYRLVARRLRRDRQGRTLPAWTGCRRLVGDELFLLGSHPESFDSRYFGPVPVDAVIGQAQPLWLESRR